A stretch of Gemmatimonadaceae bacterium DNA encodes these proteins:
- a CDS encoding HNH endonuclease — protein sequence MGQNPFTGTRHAEALEGLGRESGRNVVRRGGAFFRIEETRHLVEEHPTGTIRNVHHREQEWPGATHVKRSEILARDHFRCTYCGSVFDPDDLSVDHVQPKMRGGDGSAGNVVTACRGCNTAKGGRRLARFLAETPNARRNFFQFARYVWPRHLIAVAEELARQGVVEHPADFVEGVRKLRSSEAIAIYMKAIDPAAD from the coding sequence ATTGGTCAGAATCCGTTCACGGGAACGCGACATGCGGAGGCTCTCGAGGGCTTGGGGCGTGAGTCGGGGCGGAACGTCGTGCGCCGCGGTGGCGCTTTCTTCCGTATCGAAGAAACGCGTCATCTTGTCGAAGAACATCCGACGGGCACGATCAGGAACGTCCACCATAGGGAGCAGGAGTGGCCGGGTGCAACGCACGTGAAACGCTCTGAAATCCTCGCCCGGGACCACTTCCGCTGCACGTACTGCGGCAGCGTGTTCGATCCGGACGACCTGAGCGTCGACCACGTCCAGCCGAAGATGCGCGGGGGCGACGGGTCTGCTGGCAACGTAGTGACCGCCTGCAGGGGCTGCAACACGGCCAAGGGCGGCCGACGGCTGGCCCGCTTTCTGGCCGAGACGCCGAACGCCCGCCGGAACTTCTTTCAGTTCGCGCGGTATGTATGGCCACGGCACTTGATCGCGGTGGCCGAGGAGCTGGCGCGCCAGGGTGTGGTGGAGCATCCTGCGGATTTCGTGGAGGGGGTCCGGAAGCTGCGCAGCTCCGAGGCCATCGCGATCTACATGAAGGCGATCGACCCCGCGGCAGATTGA
- a CDS encoding ZIP family metal transporter encodes MLTLLRLPFGTWTSTFLSVALVSGLPLLVTLLMARQEALLRRWLPHMTAFGSGTVFAAAVGHLIPESLRMGQSWLAVATGVVAGYAAFALIERALAGHDHAHAHGVPLGAPSAHDSEASEAECVHLHPTPISHPAVHASRALAPMAFFGDAVHNFVDGALIAAGFLAEPTVGILTLIAVGLHELPREVGTFALFVHGGIRPMRAVMYNLITAGVAMVGAGLTLLIGHRMANLTTLLLPFAAGTYLYIAQVVGRSALHDRHDDPTHWGRLAWSGVGAALVLALAIGG; translated from the coding sequence ATGCTCACCCTGCTCCGCCTGCCGTTCGGGACCTGGACCAGCACCTTCCTGTCGGTGGCTCTGGTTTCCGGGCTTCCGTTGCTGGTCACGCTCCTGATGGCCCGGCAGGAGGCACTGCTCCGGCGCTGGCTCCCGCACATGACCGCCTTCGGTTCGGGCACGGTCTTCGCGGCCGCCGTGGGGCACCTGATCCCGGAGTCACTGCGCATGGGCCAGTCGTGGCTTGCCGTGGCCACCGGGGTTGTCGCCGGGTATGCCGCATTCGCGCTGATCGAGCGGGCGCTGGCCGGACACGATCATGCCCATGCGCACGGTGTGCCACTGGGGGCACCGTCGGCGCACGATAGCGAGGCCAGCGAAGCCGAGTGCGTCCACCTGCACCCCACACCGATTTCGCACCCGGCGGTCCACGCGTCCCGCGCGTTGGCACCGATGGCATTCTTCGGCGACGCGGTCCATAACTTTGTGGACGGTGCGCTCATCGCGGCCGGCTTCCTCGCTGAGCCCACAGTTGGCATCCTTACGCTGATCGCCGTAGGCCTACACGAGTTGCCGCGGGAAGTCGGCACGTTTGCGCTGTTTGTGCATGGTGGCATTCGTCCCATGCGCGCGGTGATGTACAACCTGATCACCGCTGGCGTTGCCATGGTTGGGGCCGGCCTCACGTTGCTGATCGGCCATCGCATGGCCAATCTGACCACCTTGCTCCTCCCATTTGCTGCCGGGACATACCTGTACATCGCCCAAGTCGTTGGGCGCTCAGCACTTCACGACAGGCACGACGACCCAACCCACTGGGGACGCCTGGCCTGGTCCGGGGTCGGCGCAGCGCTTGTCCTGGCCCTCGCGATTGGCGGCTGA
- a CDS encoding DUF1289 domain-containing protein: protein MTQDSNVARSATTSGRATSESPCIKVCQVDLDDRCRGCGRTLDEISRWSMMSIDERIAVNRRVGFVSHERQA, encoded by the coding sequence ATGACGCAAGATTCCAACGTCGCTCGGTCTGCCACGACGAGCGGTCGTGCGACGTCCGAGTCGCCGTGCATCAAGGTCTGTCAGGTCGATCTCGACGACCGCTGCCGCGGATGCGGCCGCACGCTCGACGAAATCAGTCGGTGGAGCATGATGTCCATCGACGAACGCATCGCTGTCAATCGGCGTGTGGGCTTTGTCTCGCATGAGCGGCAAGCGTGA
- a CDS encoding sulfurtransferase produces MTPSAIPGLPEPAIVAKGYAHPERLVSTEWLAHHLHDPSLRLIECNEDVLLYSVEHIPGAQKLDWHIDLNDAVERDYIDQAAFQRLLRERGIDESTTVVLYGDKSNWWATYAFWVFRLFGFENAVVLDGGRAKWLAENRITTTDIPAFPPSAYVAPPRIDAAIRAFFADTREHQQAGQPMIDVRSPQEYTGEKLHMPDYPQEGTLRGGHIPGARSVPWGRAAAADGSFKPINELRAIYEGEAGLSPTDDVVTYCRIGERSSHTWFVLTYLMGYPNVRNYDGSWTEWGNAVRAPIRKGEIP; encoded by the coding sequence ATGACACCGTCCGCCATTCCGGGGCTCCCCGAACCCGCCATCGTCGCCAAAGGCTATGCACATCCGGAGCGACTCGTGTCCACCGAGTGGCTCGCCCACCACTTGCACGATCCGTCGCTGCGGCTGATCGAGTGCAACGAAGACGTGCTGCTCTACAGCGTGGAGCATATTCCGGGCGCGCAGAAGCTCGACTGGCATATCGATCTCAACGATGCCGTCGAGCGCGACTACATCGATCAGGCGGCGTTTCAGCGTTTGCTGCGCGAGCGTGGTATCGACGAGTCGACCACCGTGGTGTTGTACGGCGACAAGAGCAACTGGTGGGCCACGTACGCATTCTGGGTCTTCCGGCTGTTCGGCTTTGAGAATGCCGTCGTGCTCGACGGTGGTCGCGCGAAGTGGCTGGCCGAGAACCGCATCACCACCACCGACATCCCGGCGTTTCCCCCCAGCGCCTATGTGGCCCCGCCGCGCATCGATGCCGCCATTCGCGCGTTCTTCGCTGACACGCGGGAGCACCAGCAAGCCGGTCAACCGATGATCGATGTGCGGTCGCCGCAGGAGTACACGGGTGAAAAGCTGCACATGCCCGACTACCCGCAGGAAGGCACGTTGCGTGGTGGGCACATCCCGGGCGCGCGCAGCGTACCTTGGGGACGCGCGGCCGCCGCCGACGGCTCGTTCAAACCCATCAACGAGCTGCGGGCGATCTACGAAGGGGAGGCGGGACTATCGCCGACCGACGATGTCGTGACGTACTGTCGCATCGGCGAACGCTCGTCGCACACGTGGTTTGTGTTGACGTACCTGATGGGCTATCCCAATGTGCGCAACTATGACGGGTCGTGGACGGAGTGGGGTAACGCCGTGCGCGCCCCGATTCGCAAAGGAGAAATACCGTGA
- a CDS encoding SCO family protein, producing the protein MSIVTGVLLPLVLTGCTPDQQLHGVMVDPPRAIASFDFTLPSGAVLHTAPEAGRPMVVFFGYTHCPDVCPTTLADWKRAKAKLGKDSARVRFVFVSVDPERDTPAVAARYAQQFDPSFMGVSGDSATTSRMMKEFGVAAAREASPDPQSYGVTHSGSSFLLDAQGRLMAMYPLGIGWEALAADLKSVL; encoded by the coding sequence GTGAGCATCGTGACGGGTGTACTCCTGCCCCTCGTGCTCACGGGGTGCACGCCTGATCAACAGTTGCACGGCGTGATGGTCGATCCTCCACGGGCGATCGCTTCGTTCGACTTCACGCTGCCGTCCGGAGCGGTGCTGCACACGGCCCCGGAGGCCGGACGTCCGATGGTGGTGTTTTTCGGGTACACGCATTGCCCGGACGTCTGTCCGACGACGCTGGCGGACTGGAAACGGGCCAAGGCCAAGCTGGGGAAGGATAGTGCTCGCGTGCGCTTCGTCTTTGTGTCCGTCGACCCGGAACGCGACACGCCGGCGGTTGCCGCGCGATATGCGCAGCAGTTCGACCCGTCCTTCATGGGTGTGTCGGGGGACTCGGCAACCACTTCCCGCATGATGAAGGAGTTCGGCGTCGCGGCCGCTCGTGAGGCATCACCCGATCCGCAGAGCTATGGAGTCACCCATTCCGGCTCGTCGTTTCTGCTGGACGCGCAAGGACGGCTGATGGCGATGTATCCGCTCGGCATCGGGTGGGAAGCGCTGGCGGCCGACCTCAAGAGCGTACTCTAG
- a CDS encoding CopD family protein produces the protein MAILARLLLYVAVTIALGGICAHWVRREPWSARLGVVDVRLSLLVGLAALTALLLMFVVQFTALDLAPTANDVAMLMRQTTWGRGWLLLAGIAMTGLALTAVRATLAVRAVVVVAFAVAMGGLGHAAADEAAPLLSRGLDAMHVVSVGVWLGGLLCLGSDLTPTSWSRFSGLAVFAAPLAVLSGVGSALRRVSGGSVSQIVGGDYGRLLAAKLACVALILLVGAWHRRQLRARRVPTVASVRFELLLALVVLGVTAALTGTAPPGE, from the coding sequence ATGGCGATCCTGGCCCGACTGCTGCTGTATGTCGCGGTGACGATCGCTCTCGGTGGCATATGTGCGCACTGGGTGCGCCGTGAGCCCTGGTCGGCGCGCCTGGGCGTCGTGGACGTCCGGCTGTCACTCCTTGTGGGGCTTGCCGCGCTCACGGCGCTGTTGCTGATGTTTGTCGTGCAATTCACCGCACTCGACCTTGCGCCAACAGCGAACGATGTGGCCATGCTGATGCGCCAAACCACCTGGGGCCGCGGGTGGTTGCTGCTGGCCGGGATTGCCATGACGGGATTGGCGCTCACCGCGGTGCGCGCCACGCTGGCGGTTCGCGCCGTGGTGGTGGTGGCGTTTGCCGTCGCGATGGGCGGACTGGGACATGCGGCCGCCGACGAGGCGGCGCCGCTGCTCTCGCGAGGGCTCGATGCGATGCATGTGGTGTCCGTCGGTGTCTGGCTGGGCGGACTGCTCTGCCTTGGCTCCGATCTCACACCCACGTCCTGGTCGCGTTTCAGTGGCCTGGCCGTATTCGCCGCACCGTTGGCTGTGCTATCGGGCGTCGGGAGTGCGCTACGTCGTGTCAGCGGTGGCTCGGTCTCGCAGATCGTCGGCGGTGACTATGGCCGATTGCTGGCCGCCAAGCTCGCGTGTGTCGCACTCATCCTGTTGGTGGGGGCGTGGCATCGACGGCAGCTGCGGGCGCGACGTGTCCCGACCGTCGCCAGTGTGCGGTTTGAACTCCTGCTGGCCCTTGTGGTCCTTGGCGTCACGGCCGCCCTCACCGGCACGGCACCGCCCGGCGAATAG
- a CDS encoding (2Fe-2S) ferredoxin domain-containing protein: MEPYARHVLVCTGGFCSASRQGRVLYSRLALLLQREGLLFGPTRVKRSEAPCLGVCAGGPVVVVYPEGVWYGGVTPALLERIVLEHLKGGRVIDEAVFHRYGDDAPAT, encoded by the coding sequence ATGGAACCGTATGCGCGCCACGTGCTGGTGTGCACGGGAGGCTTCTGCTCGGCGTCACGGCAGGGACGCGTGTTGTACAGTCGTCTGGCGCTGTTACTGCAGCGCGAGGGATTGCTGTTTGGCCCCACCCGCGTCAAGCGCAGCGAAGCGCCGTGCCTTGGCGTGTGCGCCGGCGGCCCGGTGGTGGTGGTCTACCCCGAGGGAGTCTGGTACGGTGGCGTCACGCCGGCCCTGCTGGAACGCATCGTTTTGGAGCATCTCAAGGGCGGGCGCGTCATCGACGAGGCCGTGTTCCACCGGTACGGGGACGACGCGCCAGCGACTTAG
- a CDS encoding sigma-70 family RNA polymerase sigma factor produces MRNEAVTDGAIEPELRMTSVADAELIARVQAGDPAGEREFYDRHIDRVYRLIYRMSGRTDLAQEWTQDTFIRAFDRIGQFRGDSALSSWLHSIAVSVTLNGLRTHKRREAFSAPLDEAMGAGRWPNDSEPDLKVRMRDAIDALPTGTRTVFVMHDVEGFTHEEISEKLGVAVGTSKSQLSRAREKLRVALEPFARRELA; encoded by the coding sequence ATGCGCAACGAGGCAGTGACTGATGGCGCGATCGAACCCGAACTGCGGATGACTTCCGTGGCCGACGCGGAACTGATCGCGCGAGTGCAGGCGGGCGACCCGGCCGGAGAACGCGAGTTCTACGATCGGCACATCGACCGCGTGTACCGGCTCATCTACCGGATGAGCGGGCGCACCGATCTTGCACAGGAATGGACCCAGGACACGTTCATCCGGGCGTTCGACCGGATCGGGCAATTCCGCGGGGACTCCGCCCTGTCGAGCTGGCTGCACTCTATCGCGGTATCGGTGACGTTGAACGGTCTTCGCACGCACAAACGGCGCGAGGCGTTCTCCGCACCGCTCGATGAAGCGATGGGTGCGGGGCGCTGGCCGAACGACAGCGAACCCGACCTCAAAGTCCGGATGCGCGATGCCATCGACGCGCTGCCAACCGGCACGCGCACCGTCTTCGTGATGCATGACGTGGAAGGTTTTACGCACGAGGAGATCAGCGAAAAACTTGGTGTCGCCGTCGGCACCAGCAAGTCGCAACTGTCCCGTGCCCGAGAAAAACTGCGCGTGGCGCTGGAGCCATTTGCGCGGAGGGAATTGGCATGA
- a CDS encoding OsmC family protein produces the protein MSQELESELKLQDTTSMPVVGKPPAKVHVSWVGEHRFDGARTSGSPSIRMDSSGLTGPSPVDTLLCALAGCIGVDVVDILAKRRTPVVALSLDVVGERYAGTPGRVTRILLDVKVVGADIDRVHAERAIELAVTKYCSVRDSLDPNLPIEWTLELNGAR, from the coding sequence GTGAGTCAGGAACTCGAGAGCGAGCTGAAGCTGCAGGACACAACCTCCATGCCAGTGGTCGGCAAGCCGCCGGCCAAGGTCCACGTGTCCTGGGTCGGCGAACATCGCTTTGACGGCGCCCGCACCTCGGGGAGTCCGTCTATTCGCATGGACTCCAGCGGCCTGACAGGACCGTCGCCAGTGGACACCCTGCTGTGCGCGCTGGCCGGATGCATCGGCGTCGACGTGGTCGACATTCTGGCCAAACGTCGCACGCCGGTGGTGGCGCTGTCCCTCGATGTCGTCGGCGAACGCTATGCGGGCACACCAGGGCGCGTGACCAGAATCCTGCTGGACGTCAAGGTGGTCGGTGCCGATATCGATCGCGTACACGCCGAGCGGGCGATCGAGTTGGCGGTCACGAAGTACTGCTCCGTGCGCGACTCACTCGATCCGAATTTGCCAATCGAGTGGACGTTGGAGTTGAACGGCGCGCGATAG
- a CDS encoding HEAT repeat domain-containing protein — protein sequence MNAWRGMVLAACLAASTAGAQPSLASRINAVKTGRVRLTFAAREGVCGDGMSWFRTRNGSYSGSFNGNISGFRDVEPTCDRGPVRLVVVREGGETTELRTYVGGRWKADTGITDLGNVAASAAGAWLLQLAEAGPAKPARGAITAATITDSLDASSTLLRIAKDEQRPSDVRASALNWLGEVVGDKISQTLDSIAYEPGDREVRKQAIFALSRRPSDEAVPALLKMAESLPDRELRKTAVFWLVQSKDPRAVAWVEKRLGR from the coding sequence ATGAACGCCTGGCGCGGGATGGTGCTCGCGGCGTGTCTGGCCGCGAGCACCGCCGGCGCACAGCCGTCGCTGGCGTCGCGAATCAATGCCGTGAAGACGGGACGCGTGCGGCTGACGTTCGCCGCGCGTGAGGGCGTCTGCGGTGACGGCATGAGTTGGTTCCGCACCCGCAACGGGAGCTACAGCGGCTCGTTCAACGGCAACATCAGTGGGTTCCGGGACGTTGAACCAACCTGCGATCGCGGACCGGTGCGCCTGGTGGTGGTACGCGAAGGCGGTGAAACCACGGAACTTCGCACGTATGTAGGCGGTCGATGGAAGGCGGACACCGGTATCACCGATCTTGGCAACGTAGCAGCGTCCGCCGCTGGCGCGTGGCTGCTGCAATTGGCCGAGGCCGGCCCAGCCAAGCCCGCGCGAGGGGCCATCACCGCGGCCACGATCACCGATTCGTTGGACGCGTCGTCGACGCTGCTGCGCATTGCGAAAGACGAGCAGCGACCCAGTGACGTGCGCGCGAGCGCGCTGAACTGGTTGGGTGAAGTGGTTGGCGACAAGATTTCGCAGACGCTCGACTCGATCGCCTATGAACCGGGTGATCGGGAGGTTCGAAAGCAGGCGATTTTCGCGTTGTCACGTCGGCCATCCGACGAAGCCGTGCCGGCCTTGCTCAAGATGGCCGAGTCGCTGCCGGACCGGGAACTGCGGAAGACGGCAGTGTTCTGGCTGGTGCAGAGCAAGGATCCGCGTGCCGTGGCATGGGTGGAGAAACGGTTGGGACGGTAG
- a CDS encoding HEAT repeat domain-containing protein: MLLLGAILSVDTAQAQQSRVPPAPPTPAAPVTPPTAASPRSAPSPVAAPRAAIAGAWNSDLMRMEIEQQAMAMSTRAMELQSLRGTLQFTEPLAALAPMAQELTARAAAMSADALAYTLGSGQSYGGAYAGTAPSGTWSSGGSAFRTQAPAPWMQSDPADSLYREARKALSSDANRRAADLFSRIRNQYPKSAYTPDALYYEAYALQRMGGKPDLTAALMALEMQQEKFPRASTRGDAAALRTRVEGQLARLGDQNAIASLADKARNATSDGCPREQDDERLDALNALAQMDADQALPTLKRVLTRREPCTQRLRRQAVWLIASRKQAEAASILLNVAKTDPDKDVREQAVFWMANVPTDEATTMLIDLAKKSEDLDLQKRAVYALSRSKSPRAAATLREIALDDNAEVELRGDALNWFMSGPGRTADDAMTFLKDVYGRADDTRFKQRVLQIIASRRTDETRAFLVDVAQNPKESMDSRRSAIWSLQGSGVTNAQLARIYDSGTDVDVRKQVIGVLAGLKENGGVDKLLDIARTEKNLELRKQAVTYLSRTKDPRALALLQEIINR; encoded by the coding sequence GTGCTGTTGCTGGGTGCCATCCTGTCGGTTGACACTGCGCAGGCGCAACAGTCGCGCGTGCCGCCGGCGCCACCGACGCCGGCCGCTCCCGTCACGCCCCCGACCGCAGCATCTCCGCGCTCGGCGCCGTCGCCGGTGGCCGCGCCGCGTGCCGCGATCGCCGGCGCGTGGAACAGCGACCTGATGCGCATGGAAATCGAGCAGCAGGCGATGGCGATGAGCACGCGAGCCATGGAGTTGCAGTCGTTGCGCGGTACGTTGCAGTTCACCGAGCCGCTGGCGGCGCTGGCGCCGATGGCGCAGGAACTGACGGCGCGCGCGGCAGCGATGAGTGCGGACGCTCTGGCGTACACACTGGGAAGCGGTCAGTCGTACGGCGGTGCGTACGCCGGCACCGCACCCAGCGGGACGTGGTCGAGTGGCGGAAGCGCGTTCCGCACACAGGCGCCGGCCCCGTGGATGCAGAGCGATCCGGCCGATTCGCTGTATCGCGAAGCGCGCAAGGCCCTGTCGAGTGACGCCAACCGTCGCGCCGCCGACCTGTTCAGTCGCATTCGCAATCAGTATCCGAAGTCGGCGTACACACCTGATGCGCTGTACTACGAGGCGTATGCACTGCAACGAATGGGTGGGAAACCAGACTTGACGGCGGCGTTGATGGCGCTCGAGATGCAGCAGGAGAAATTCCCACGGGCCTCCACCCGTGGAGACGCCGCAGCGTTGCGCACGCGCGTGGAAGGCCAGTTGGCACGTCTGGGCGACCAGAACGCCATCGCCAGCCTGGCGGACAAGGCACGCAACGCCACCAGTGATGGATGTCCGCGCGAGCAGGATGACGAGCGACTGGACGCGCTGAACGCGCTGGCTCAGATGGATGCCGACCAGGCGTTGCCGACGCTCAAGCGGGTCCTGACCCGCCGCGAGCCGTGCACGCAGCGCCTGCGTCGTCAGGCCGTGTGGCTGATCGCGTCACGCAAGCAGGCCGAGGCCGCGTCGATTCTGCTTAATGTGGCCAAGACCGATCCGGACAAGGACGTGCGGGAGCAGGCGGTGTTCTGGATGGCCAACGTGCCCACCGACGAAGCCACCACAATGCTGATCGATCTGGCCAAGAAGAGCGAAGATCTCGACCTGCAGAAGCGGGCCGTGTATGCGTTGTCGCGCTCGAAGTCGCCGCGGGCCGCCGCCACGCTGCGTGAGATTGCGCTCGATGACAACGCCGAGGTGGAGTTGCGTGGCGACGCGCTGAACTGGTTCATGTCCGGACCGGGGCGCACGGCCGACGATGCCATGACCTTTCTGAAAGACGTGTACGGTCGCGCCGACGACACGCGTTTCAAGCAGCGCGTGCTGCAGATCATTGCGTCGCGTCGCACCGACGAGACGCGCGCGTTCCTGGTGGACGTGGCGCAGAATCCCAAGGAGTCGATGGACAGCCGTCGCAGTGCCATCTGGTCGCTGCAGGGCTCGGGAGTCACCAATGCGCAGTTGGCCCGCATTTATGACAGCGGGACCGATGTGGACGTCCGCAAGCAGGTGATCGGGGTGCTGGCCGGGCTCAAGGAGAACGGCGGCGTCGACAAGTTGCTGGACATCGCCCGCACCGAGAAGAACCTGGAATTGCGCAAGCAGGCCGTGACGTATCTCTCCCGCACCAAGGATCCGCGCGCCCTCGCGTTGCTGCAGGAGATCATCAACCGATGA
- a CDS encoding phosphatase PAP2 family protein, with the protein MDFATTSALGALRTRRQWLVFVTLAVVATLAAHVLDAAAWQHLRDPRIYEKDLGRLLRLIGYLPTWLIVAGALWTHDRAAPERRAVGWGWRGGLVLLAPTVGGALAEVLKMLVRRLRPVAEVFGYDWRPYSVDLFSTRGLGMPSSHTLVAFAAAAALSRVFPRAWVMWYVLALGCAITRVLSLGHFLSDTVVAAFLGYVVGVLLARTGGFGRSLSGNPSLHADSDLM; encoded by the coding sequence ATGGATTTCGCGACCACATCTGCACTGGGCGCGCTGCGCACACGCCGGCAGTGGCTCGTATTCGTCACCCTGGCCGTCGTGGCGACGTTGGCGGCACATGTGCTGGACGCGGCCGCATGGCAGCACTTGCGTGATCCGCGCATCTACGAGAAAGACCTCGGGCGGCTACTGCGACTGATCGGGTACCTGCCCACGTGGCTCATTGTGGCCGGCGCACTGTGGACGCACGATCGCGCAGCGCCCGAGCGCCGCGCGGTGGGTTGGGGTTGGCGTGGCGGACTGGTGTTGCTGGCACCGACGGTTGGTGGTGCGTTGGCGGAAGTCCTCAAGATGCTCGTGCGGCGTTTGCGCCCCGTCGCCGAGGTATTCGGCTACGACTGGCGGCCCTACAGTGTCGACCTGTTCTCAACGCGCGGTCTGGGGATGCCCAGCAGTCACACGCTGGTGGCGTTCGCGGCCGCGGCCGCGCTATCCCGCGTGTTCCCGCGGGCGTGGGTGATGTGGTATGTCCTGGCCCTCGGGTGCGCCATCACCCGAGTGCTGTCCCTGGGGCATTTTCTCAGTGACACGGTGGTCGCGGCGTTTCTGGGGTATGTCGTTGGTGTACTCCTGGCGCGAACCGGTGGCTTCGGTCGGTCGCTTTCCGGGAACCCCTCACTCCACGCCGATTCGGACCTGATGTGA
- a CDS encoding copper resistance protein CopC, whose amino-acid sequence MSARRAVALMVALVTLTAAPRPSQAMRHLKLARSSPAADTTLSASPDAIRLWMSEPTDAPVSKITLRTDAGTVMALGALTRGAAKDAPLVAPILKPLVAGGYKVTWKAMSKDGHVVNGTFAFHVALAK is encoded by the coding sequence ATGTCAGCACGCCGTGCCGTTGCACTGATGGTGGCGCTGGTCACTCTGACGGCGGCGCCGCGCCCTTCGCAGGCCATGCGACATCTCAAGCTCGCGCGCTCGTCGCCGGCGGCCGACACCACACTGTCCGCCTCGCCGGATGCGATTCGCTTGTGGATGTCGGAGCCAACTGATGCGCCGGTGTCGAAGATCACGCTTCGCACCGACGCCGGCACGGTGATGGCGCTTGGCGCCCTCACGCGCGGCGCGGCGAAAGACGCGCCACTGGTGGCACCGATCCTCAAGCCGCTGGTCGCGGGCGGGTACAAGGTGACGTGGAAGGCCATGTCCAAGGACGGGCACGTGGTCAACGGCACCTTCGCCTTTCACGTGGCTCTCGCGAAGTAG
- a CDS encoding type B 50S ribosomal protein L31 has product MAKEGIHPPYHPVVFKDSSTGATVITRSTMTSEQKIKMDDGNTYPLILLEITSDSHPFYTGTQRLIDTQGRVDKFKKRYNR; this is encoded by the coding sequence ATGGCAAAAGAAGGCATTCACCCACCGTATCACCCGGTGGTATTCAAAGACTCGTCCACGGGCGCGACGGTCATCACGCGTTCGACCATGACGAGCGAACAGAAAATCAAAATGGATGACGGGAATACCTACCCGCTCATCCTGCTCGAAATCACCAGCGATTCGCACCCGTTTTACACGGGCACGCAGCGACTCATCGACACGCAGGGTCGCGTCGACAAGTTCAAGAAGCGCTACAACCGCTGA
- a CDS encoding zinc metalloprotease HtpX, which produces MNNLKVFVLMAGLTGLVVAIGQMLGGSTGAMLALGLSAVINIAMYWGSSTMVLRSYGARVVSVQDAPELYGMVDRLRQRAGLPMPVVAIAPQEQPNAFATGRNADHAVVCVTEGILRALSPEELEGVLAHELAHIKNHDMLLSTIAATMAGAISNLSHMAFFLGGRRDDDDGGHPIVAIAMLIIGPMVAMLIQFAISRQREFTADAVGAQISGKPLALASALQRLESAARRIPMSVSPGAASLAIVNPLAAFSLRGAQKWFSTHPPTEDRVAALRAIAAA; this is translated from the coding sequence ATGAACAACCTGAAGGTGTTTGTGCTGATGGCCGGGCTGACCGGTCTCGTGGTCGCGATCGGCCAGATGCTGGGCGGGAGTACCGGCGCGATGCTGGCGCTGGGGCTGTCAGCCGTCATCAATATTGCGATGTACTGGGGCTCGTCCACGATGGTGCTGCGCTCATATGGCGCGCGTGTGGTGAGCGTGCAGGACGCCCCGGAGCTGTATGGGATGGTCGACCGACTGCGCCAGCGCGCGGGGCTTCCCATGCCCGTGGTGGCCATCGCGCCGCAGGAACAGCCCAATGCGTTTGCCACAGGGCGCAACGCGGATCACGCGGTGGTGTGCGTGACCGAGGGCATTCTGCGTGCGCTCTCGCCCGAAGAACTCGAGGGCGTGCTCGCGCACGAACTGGCGCACATCAAGAATCACGACATGCTGCTGTCCACCATCGCCGCGACAATGGCCGGTGCCATCAGCAACCTGTCGCACATGGCGTTCTTTCTGGGCGGGCGTCGCGACGACGACGACGGTGGCCATCCGATCGTGGCCATTGCGATGCTCATCATCGGACCGATGGTCGCCATGCTGATCCAGTTCGCAATCAGTCGACAAAGGGAATTCACGGCCGATGCCGTCGGCGCACAGATTTCCGGTAAGCCGCTGGCACTGGCCAGTGCGCTGCAACGGCTCGAGTCGGCTGCCAGGCGCATTCCCATGAGTGTGTCGCCCGGTGCCGCCTCCCTGGCCATCGTCAACCCGCTGGCGGCCTTCAGTCTGCGCGGTGCCCAAAAATGGTTCAGCACGCACCCACCCACCGAAGACCGTGTGGCCGCGCTGCGGGCCATCGCCGCGGCCTAA